The Desulfoscipio gibsoniae DSM 7213 genome contains a region encoding:
- the minD gene encoding septum site-determining protein MinD: MGEVIVITSGKGGVGKTTTSANLGAGLASLGNRVCLIDADIGLRNLDVVMGLENRIVYDLVDVTGGNCSFRKALIKDKRFENLFLLPAAQTKDKTAVNPDQMRALTEEIKGDFDYVIVDCPAGIEQGFRNAIAGANQAIVVTTPEVSAVRDADRIIGLLEKEDLREPKLVVNRMRYQMVKHGDMMSIDDIIEILAVDLIGVVPEDEQVVVSTNRGEMVVMNDSSRSGQAYRNIVRRIRGEEVPMMNLDDESGFFSKLRRMIGLK, from the coding sequence ATGGGAGAAGTAATAGTCATTACTTCAGGAAAGGGAGGCGTAGGTAAAACTACCACCAGTGCTAATCTAGGTGCCGGTCTGGCCTCTTTGGGTAACAGGGTTTGTTTGATTGATGCTGATATCGGACTGCGCAATCTGGATGTGGTTATGGGTCTGGAGAATCGCATTGTTTATGATCTGGTGGATGTTACCGGCGGCAATTGTTCCTTCCGGAAAGCACTGATTAAGGATAAGCGTTTTGAGAATTTGTTTTTGCTGCCCGCTGCGCAAACCAAGGATAAAACAGCGGTTAACCCTGATCAGATGCGGGCGCTTACTGAAGAAATCAAGGGCGATTTTGATTACGTTATTGTTGACTGTCCTGCCGGTATTGAACAGGGATTTCGCAACGCCATTGCCGGCGCCAATCAGGCCATAGTAGTTACCACTCCCGAGGTGTCAGCGGTCAGGGATGCCGACCGCATTATTGGTTTGTTGGAAAAGGAGGATTTGCGGGAGCCCAAACTGGTGGTTAACCGGATGCGCTACCAAATGGTCAAGCACGGAGATATGATGAGCATCGACGATATTATTGAAATATTGGCTGTGGACTTGATTGGCGTAGTGCCGGAGGACGAGCAGGTGGTGGTAAGCACCAACCGTGGTGAAATGGTGGTAATGAATGATTCATCCAGGTCTGGGCAGGCCTATCGCAATATCGTTCGCCGGATCCGGGGTGAAGAGGTGCCGATGATGAACCTTGATGATGAAAGCGGCTTTTTTAGCAAGTTGCGGCGGATGATCGGACTGAAGTAA
- the rplU gene encoding 50S ribosomal protein L21 — translation MYAIIETGGKQYRVSEGDTLFIEKLPAEAGQTYEVDKVLAVEKDGQLRVGTPVVEGAKVVLKVEKHGKDRKIIVFKYKPKKNYRRKKGHRQPFTRVVVEQILA, via the coding sequence ATGTACGCCATTATTGAAACAGGCGGTAAACAGTACCGCGTTAGCGAAGGAGATACCCTGTTCATTGAAAAACTGCCTGCTGAAGCCGGGCAGACTTATGAGGTAGACAAAGTACTGGCTGTGGAAAAAGACGGTCAGCTGCGGGTTGGCACACCCGTGGTGGAAGGTGCCAAGGTAGTGCTTAAAGTGGAAAAGCATGGTAAAGATAGGAAAATAATTGTTTTCAAATATAAACCCAAGAAAAATTACAGGCGTAAAAAAGGTCACCGCCAGCCCTTTACCAGGGTTGTGGTGGAACAAATATTAGCCTAG
- the rpmA gene encoding 50S ribosomal protein L27 — translation MAHKKGVGSSRNGRDSNPKMLGVKRGDGQFVTAGSILVRQRGTRIHPGINVGRGGDDTLFAKVDGVVSFQTRGKDKKVVNIKEVEETAV, via the coding sequence TTGGCACATAAGAAAGGTGTAGGTAGTTCACGTAACGGCCGCGATTCCAATCCCAAGATGCTTGGCGTTAAACGGGGCGATGGTCAATTTGTTACTGCGGGCAGCATACTGGTTCGCCAGCGGGGCACTCGGATACATCCCGGTATTAACGTGGGGCGTGGCGGAGACGATACTTTGTTTGCCAAAGTGGATGGTGTTGTATCCTTCCAAACCAGGGGTAAAGATAAAAAGGTAGTCAACATCAAAGAAGTCGAAGAAACAGCCGTATAA
- a CDS encoding TIGR03936 family radical SAM-associated protein — protein sequence MPRYRIQYSKRGPACYISHLDLVRTLERAFRRAGLPIAFSEGFNPHPRFSFAAPLPVGVEGLAEVLEVDMKESVDHRELAERLNGALPPGLVVLEVTDVPDNAPAPMAALTGAGYIVHLDDDDLPGPLPEEAVQRFLARGQVEVTRKSKDGKKKIRNIRPGILKFDVLSQVNGLTIRLALKTGSIMNVRPEDVIVEFFRYTGITVNKADLQIIRTELF from the coding sequence TTGCCCCGTTATCGGATACAGTACAGTAAAAGGGGACCGGCCTGCTATATCTCCCACCTGGACCTGGTTCGCACGCTGGAGCGGGCCTTTCGCCGGGCTGGTTTGCCCATTGCCTTTTCCGAGGGGTTTAATCCGCATCCCCGGTTTAGTTTTGCAGCCCCGCTGCCCGTGGGCGTCGAGGGGCTGGCCGAGGTGCTGGAAGTGGATATGAAGGAGTCCGTAGATCACCGGGAACTGGCTGAACGATTAAATGGTGCTCTACCCCCGGGGCTAGTGGTGTTGGAGGTAACAGACGTGCCGGATAATGCCCCGGCACCCATGGCAGCGTTAACCGGTGCCGGTTATATAGTCCACCTTGATGATGATGACCTGCCCGGGCCGCTTCCCGAAGAGGCTGTGCAGAGGTTCCTGGCCCGGGGGCAGGTAGAGGTTACCCGCAAGAGCAAAGACGGCAAGAAAAAAATACGGAATATTCGACCCGGTATACTAAAGTTTGACGTGCTTTCCCAGGTGAACGGTTTAACCATACGGTTGGCCTTGAAAACGGGAAGCATCATGAATGTACGTCCTGAAGATGTGATTGTGGAATTTTTCCGGTATACCGGCATAACAGTGAATAAAGCAGATCTGCAAATTATTCGAACGGAGTTGTTTTAA
- a CDS encoding M50 family metallopeptidase gives MRLGRVLGVNIYLNPFFLGLLALYFVAGVLDRGLVAFGVVLVHEMAHALMANRLGISSNEVELLPFGGVARAGTELQVDPLRETYTALAGPASNLAMFALGVALKNYGLWHADLGPFFLQCNLLMAFFNMLPALPLDGGRVYRSYLAARIGITPATYRVALLGQIFGVLIAVFGVLGIWWGACGLDIPVTAFFLFYAATRERSAAPYLLMQLLMRKQQELFREGVLSAKQLVVTENVPLGQLIRFFMPRCYHLMTVLDRHWQYKGTVTETRVIDTLLHRGANVPVGELIEK, from the coding sequence ATGCGACTGGGACGTGTATTGGGGGTTAATATCTATTTAAACCCCTTTTTTCTGGGCCTACTGGCTTTATATTTTGTAGCCGGGGTGCTGGACCGGGGGCTGGTGGCCTTTGGTGTAGTGTTAGTGCATGAAATGGCCCATGCGCTAATGGCCAATCGCCTGGGTATTTCCTCCAATGAAGTGGAATTGCTGCCCTTTGGCGGAGTGGCCCGGGCGGGCACCGAGTTGCAAGTTGATCCATTGCGGGAAACATATACTGCCCTGGCCGGCCCCGCCAGCAACCTGGCGATGTTTGCTCTGGGCGTGGCATTGAAAAATTACGGGCTCTGGCATGCTGACCTGGGTCCGTTTTTTTTGCAGTGCAATCTTTTAATGGCCTTTTTTAATATGCTGCCCGCTTTACCGCTGGACGGCGGCCGGGTATACCGCTCCTATTTGGCTGCCCGGATTGGTATCACGCCGGCTACCTACCGGGTTGCTTTACTGGGACAGATTTTTGGGGTGCTGATTGCTGTTTTTGGTGTCCTGGGGATATGGTGGGGGGCCTGTGGGCTGGATATTCCGGTTACTGCTTTCTTTCTTTTTTACGCAGCCACCAGGGAGCGCAGTGCGGCACCTTACCTATTGATGCAGCTGCTGATGCGCAAACAGCAAGAACTATTCCGGGAAGGGGTGCTGTCCGCAAAACAACTGGTGGTAACGGAGAACGTTCCCCTGGGTCAATTAATTCGCTTTTTTATGCCCCGCTGTTATCACCTGATGACAGTGCTGGACAGGCACTGGCAGTATAAGGGAACCGTTACCGAAACCAGGGTTATTGATACACTATTGCACCGGGGTGCTAATGTACCGGTTGGTGAGCTAATTGAGAAATAA
- a CDS encoding Rne/Rng family ribonuclease produces MFKEIIINVGEEETRVAVLENKVLVEMFIERSPNQRLVGNIFKGQVENVLPGMQASFVDIGLEKNAFLYVEDAIPARTPDTGQGQGNSALGTNICDILKQGQEVIVQIVKEPIGTKGARVTTHITLPGRYLVLMPTVDYIGISRRIEDDKERDRLREMAARIKPDGMGVIVRTVADGVDEEELLLDINMLTNLWRKIVNRSNHGPVPNLLHRDLELVQRILRDIFTEDVDRLIIDSRYEYEKILDLLDILGPSLKVKVFLDERNNLFEENNVDLEIEKALKRTVWLKCGGYIVIDQAEALTAIDVNTGKYVGSTNLEDTVLKTNLDAALEIARQLRLRNIGGIIIVDFIDMNQEEHRRQVLDVLEEEIHKDKTKINILGITQLGLVEITRKKVRPSLAEVLQKACPYCDGRGKVLSEETVGINIKQQIYQMAKQTGADTILVEANPLVAARLIGSGGANLRDLEDRTGKNLYIRGSAEQHIESVTMRPIYDQDDIQANTLPVKPGQVLEVRVEEPHVSNINDGIARINGFILDIEGGGAMVGEVVVVEINRVFRTYARAKLIKG; encoded by the coding sequence ATGTTTAAAGAGATAATTATTAATGTAGGTGAAGAGGAAACCAGGGTGGCTGTGCTGGAAAACAAGGTGTTGGTGGAGATGTTCATTGAACGCTCGCCAAATCAGCGGCTGGTGGGTAATATATTCAAGGGCCAGGTGGAAAATGTGCTTCCCGGCATGCAGGCATCCTTTGTGGATATTGGTTTAGAAAAGAATGCCTTTTTGTATGTGGAAGATGCCATACCCGCCCGTACCCCCGATACCGGTCAAGGCCAGGGTAATTCAGCATTAGGCACTAATATATGCGATATTTTAAAACAAGGCCAGGAAGTAATTGTACAAATTGTTAAGGAGCCTATTGGTACCAAAGGGGCCCGGGTAACCACTCATATAACGTTGCCCGGACGCTACCTGGTACTTATGCCCACCGTGGATTACATTGGTATTTCCAGACGCATTGAGGATGATAAGGAAAGGGACCGCCTCAGGGAAATGGCTGCCCGGATAAAACCCGATGGCATGGGCGTAATTGTGCGCACTGTGGCTGATGGGGTTGATGAGGAAGAGCTGCTCCTGGATATCAATATGTTAACCAATTTATGGCGCAAAATTGTTAACCGTTCCAACCACGGACCGGTACCCAATCTGCTCCACCGGGACCTTGAACTGGTGCAGCGTATATTAAGGGATATTTTTACCGAGGATGTTGACCGGTTGATTATAGACTCCCGTTATGAATATGAAAAGATACTGGATTTGTTGGATATCTTGGGCCCAAGCTTGAAGGTTAAAGTTTTTTTGGATGAAAGGAACAACCTATTTGAGGAAAATAATGTGGATTTAGAAATTGAAAAGGCCCTTAAACGCACGGTTTGGCTCAAGTGCGGCGGATATATTGTCATCGATCAGGCCGAGGCCCTGACTGCCATAGATGTCAATACAGGCAAATACGTGGGCAGTACCAACCTTGAGGATACGGTCCTGAAAACCAATTTGGACGCTGCATTGGAAATAGCCCGCCAGCTCCGGCTGCGCAATATCGGCGGTATTATTATTGTGGACTTTATTGATATGAATCAGGAAGAACACCGGCGGCAGGTGCTTGATGTACTTGAAGAGGAAATCCATAAAGATAAAACCAAAATCAATATATTAGGGATTACCCAGCTGGGCCTGGTGGAAATAACCAGAAAAAAAGTGCGGCCCAGCTTGGCTGAAGTGTTGCAAAAGGCCTGTCCATACTGTGATGGGCGGGGCAAGGTGCTATCAGAAGAAACAGTGGGAATCAACATTAAACAGCAAATCTACCAGATGGCCAAACAAACCGGGGCGGATACTATTTTAGTAGAGGCCAACCCGCTGGTAGCGGCCCGGCTCATTGGCAGCGGGGGTGCCAATCTAAGGGATTTGGAGGACCGCACAGGCAAAAACCTTTATATCAGGGGCTCTGCGGAACAGCATATTGAGTCGGTCACCATGCGCCCTATCTATGACCAGGACGACATCCAGGCCAACACACTGCCGGTCAAGCCAGGTCAGGTGCTGGAGGTGCGGGTGGAGGAACCCCATGTTAGTAACATCAATGATGGTATTGCACGGATCAATGGATTTATACTGGATATTGAGGGTGGCGGGGCGATGGTTGGCGAGGTGGTGGTTGTGGAAATAAACAGAGTGTTTCGCACCTATGCCCGTGCCAAATTGATCAAGGGTTAA
- a CDS encoding TIGR03960 family B12-binding radical SAM protein — translation MEKQLEKILRRVQKPGRYSGGEWNAVYKDWRSTYVKMVFAFPDVYEVGMSHLGLQILYGMVNDREDALMERVFAPWPDMEEQLRSTGLPLFSLESRRPLRDFDIIGFTLQYELSFTNILNILDLAGIPLRSADRAGGNYPLVVAGGPCAFNSEPIADFIDVFVIGEGEEVLGDLLDAYLASRRSGEGRHDLLLRLAGFDGIYVPALYRVEYNDNGSIKTVTPVGDRVPALVQKRIVTDMDAAFFPTRMVVPAIESVHDRAMLEVQRGCTRGCRFCQAGVIYRPVREKEPETLLRHAGDLLGSTGWGEISLTSLSTSDYSRVAPLISELIKRHGAAGVNVSLPSLRVDAFSVDLAKEVQKVRRSSLTFAPEAGTQRLRDVINKGVTEDNLMEAVEAAFFAGWQSIKLYFMIGLPTETDDDLRGIANLARRVLDKGRTLVRAKGRLKVTVSVSSFVPKSHTAFQWEPQNSIAELKRKQLLLRDLLRSKGLVFKWHDPEGSFLEAVLSRGDRRLAGAIEKAWRNGARFDGWSEFFDLRRWLEAFASDGIDPDWYAYRRYHYDDTLPWDHIGAGVSKKYLVREHRRSLEGAITPDCRGGRCPGCGLCPTLETKPYLAGGETVAPLSDTVQ, via the coding sequence ATGGAGAAGCAGTTGGAGAAAATACTGAGGCGGGTGCAAAAGCCCGGCCGGTACTCAGGTGGCGAATGGAACGCCGTGTATAAAGATTGGCGGAGCACATACGTTAAGATGGTCTTTGCTTTTCCCGATGTGTACGAGGTGGGCATGAGTCACCTTGGACTGCAGATATTATACGGCATGGTCAACGACCGTGAGGATGCTTTGATGGAAAGGGTGTTTGCGCCCTGGCCGGATATGGAGGAACAACTACGCAGCACGGGTCTGCCGTTGTTTAGCCTGGAATCCCGCAGACCGTTGCGGGATTTTGATATTATTGGCTTTACACTACAGTACGAATTAAGCTTTACCAATATACTGAATATATTGGATTTGGCCGGTATTCCCCTGCGGTCGGCGGACCGGGCCGGGGGTAATTATCCCCTCGTGGTGGCCGGTGGTCCATGTGCCTTTAACTCCGAACCCATAGCGGATTTTATTGATGTGTTTGTTATCGGTGAGGGTGAAGAGGTGCTGGGTGACCTGTTGGATGCTTATCTTGCCTCGCGGCGAAGCGGCGAGGGCCGGCATGACTTGCTGCTGCGGCTGGCCGGTTTCGACGGAATTTACGTGCCGGCGCTATACCGGGTGGAGTATAATGATAATGGATCAATAAAAACAGTAACTCCGGTTGGCGATAGGGTGCCTGCTCTGGTTCAAAAAAGAATAGTTACAGATATGGACGCAGCCTTTTTCCCCACCCGTATGGTGGTACCAGCCATTGAATCGGTGCATGACCGGGCTATGCTGGAGGTACAGCGGGGTTGTACCCGGGGCTGCCGTTTTTGCCAGGCTGGTGTAATTTACCGTCCGGTTCGGGAGAAGGAACCGGAAACATTGCTGCGCCATGCCGGTGATCTACTGGGTTCCACCGGATGGGGGGAAATATCACTGACCTCGCTGAGCACTTCGGACTATTCCCGGGTTGCACCGCTGATCAGTGAGCTTATAAAAAGGCATGGAGCTGCCGGTGTCAATGTATCGTTGCCGTCATTAAGAGTAGATGCCTTTTCTGTGGACCTGGCCAAGGAAGTGCAAAAAGTTCGTCGGTCCAGCTTGACCTTTGCCCCCGAGGCTGGTACCCAGCGCCTGCGGGATGTGATTAATAAGGGGGTAACCGAGGATAACCTGATGGAGGCTGTCGAAGCAGCTTTCTTTGCGGGCTGGCAGTCCATTAAACTTTATTTTATGATTGGCCTGCCCACTGAAACCGATGATGATTTGCGGGGGATCGCCAATCTGGCCCGGCGGGTACTGGATAAAGGACGTACCCTGGTTAGAGCCAAAGGGCGGCTTAAAGTGACCGTCAGTGTGTCCTCATTTGTACCCAAATCACATACAGCATTTCAATGGGAACCACAAAATTCCATAGCTGAGTTAAAACGCAAGCAGTTATTGTTACGTGATCTGTTGCGCAGCAAAGGACTGGTTTTTAAATGGCACGACCCGGAGGGTAGTTTTCTGGAAGCCGTGCTCTCTCGCGGCGACAGGCGTCTGGCCGGTGCCATTGAGAAGGCCTGGCGCAATGGTGCCCGCTTTGACGGTTGGTCCGAGTTTTTTGATTTAAGAAGATGGCTAGAGGCTTTTGCAAGTGATGGTATTGATCCTGATTGGTACGCCTACCGCCGGTACCATTATGATGATACACTGCCCTGGGATCACATTGGTGCCGGGGTAAGTAAAAAATATTTAGTGCGGGAACACCGCCGCTCGCTGGAGGGGGCAATTACCCCAGATTGCCGTGGCGGGCGGTGCCCGGGGTGCGGCCTGTGCCCCACCCTGGAAACAAAACCGTACCTGGCAGGGGGTGAAACTGTTGCCCCGTTATCGGATACAGTACAGTAA
- the minC gene encoding septum site-determining protein MinC, with the protein MVAPDWTGGNLVQFPVKGGEPEEMMDDNTVLVQRTLRSGQSIYFDGNVVIVGDINPGGEVVATGNVVVMGYLRGVVHAGAGGNEKAAVYAFRMRPTQLRIANHITRAPDGDDGGPIVPEIARIKDGTVVIETFSAGPERQT; encoded by the coding sequence GTGGTGGCTCCGGATTGGACTGGCGGGAATCTGGTGCAGTTCCCCGTTAAAGGGGGAGAGCCCGAGGAGATGATGGACGACAATACAGTTCTGGTCCAACGCACCCTGCGTTCCGGCCAATCGATATATTTTGATGGTAATGTTGTAATTGTTGGTGATATTAATCCCGGTGGTGAGGTGGTGGCTACCGGTAATGTAGTAGTAATGGGATATTTGCGCGGAGTGGTGCACGCTGGTGCCGGCGGCAATGAAAAAGCCGCGGTTTATGCTTTTCGCATGCGTCCCACCCAGTTAAGGATAGCCAATCACATCACTCGTGCCCCGGATGGGGATGATGGTGGCCCCATTGTACCTGAGATAGCAAGGATTAAAGACGGTACCGTGGTGATTGAAACCTTCTCAGCTGGCCCGGAACGCCAAACATGA
- a CDS encoding Spo0B domain-containing protein — MLELLSVQRHDFLNHLQIISGLLQLNRETEAREYIRTVSRDIVSLSKVVHLQVPEVAAVLLMAYNRAVSYQIEMAFDVQANLKDCTVPGEELASLLEELLNNIIDYLAPPEVAARKISIGIMGTEVSYSWQISFSAAPYAYPTRVEESAQRAVDNGVRLKLYITN, encoded by the coding sequence ATGCTGGAACTGCTCTCGGTGCAAAGGCACGATTTCCTAAACCACTTGCAGATTATTTCCGGGCTGTTGCAATTAAACAGGGAAACCGAGGCCAGGGAATATATACGTACTGTGTCCCGTGATATTGTGAGTTTAAGTAAAGTTGTGCACCTTCAGGTTCCCGAGGTGGCCGCGGTATTGCTGATGGCTTATAACCGGGCTGTGAGCTATCAGATAGAGATGGCTTTTGATGTACAGGCTAATCTAAAGGATTGCACGGTGCCCGGTGAAGAACTAGCCTCTTTGCTGGAGGAACTATTGAACAACATTATAGATTACCTTGCCCCACCTGAGGTTGCAGCTCGCAAAATATCAATTGGCATCATGGGCACCGAAGTCAGTTATTCATGGCAGATTAGCTTCAGTGCTGCACCCTATGCTTACCCCACCAGGGTGGAGGAAAGCGCCCAGCGGGCTGTGGATAACGGGGTCAGGCTTAAACTTTATATAACTAACTAA
- the rodA gene encoding rod shape-determining protein RodA, whose protein sequence is MVNKRFFKNLDFTLVGVTGAILVFSLVMIGSASTDYGWWMRLGLDIDKLQEANIVQRLLWMKKEYVIKQFFSIILGIAAAAATVYIPYDDWRRYTKHLYIVNLLMLGAVLVLGHTEMGAQRWIDIGPFGFQPSEFAKLIIIVTLADFLARREGQLRTIKEIVPCFIFVGVPLLLILIQPDLGTSLVFVAILFGMLFTASSKPLMITGLFGAGLAGVVGLVWSHLKFGTWIPLHEYQLNRLIIFLDPWSDIQGAGYHVIQSQIAIGSSGFWGKGLLLGTQSFLEFLPIRHTDFIFSVLAEETGFLGATLFLLLFGVFLYRGVRIANESKDMFGTLMAVGIVSMITFQILVNVGMAVAIMPVTGLPLPLFSYGGSSMITNMIAIGVLLNIHMRRQKNIF, encoded by the coding sequence TTGGTTAATAAAAGGTTTTTTAAAAACTTGGATTTTACCTTGGTAGGGGTAACCGGGGCTATACTTGTTTTCAGCTTGGTTATGATCGGTAGCGCCAGTACTGATTACGGGTGGTGGATGCGACTGGGTTTGGACATAGATAAACTGCAAGAAGCCAATATAGTTCAACGTCTGCTATGGATGAAAAAAGAGTATGTGATTAAACAGTTTTTCTCGATAATACTGGGGATTGCAGCCGCCGCGGCTACTGTATATATACCTTATGATGATTGGCGCCGCTATACCAAACACCTGTATATTGTAAATTTACTGATGCTTGGGGCGGTGCTGGTACTGGGGCATACCGAAATGGGAGCACAGCGTTGGATTGATATTGGTCCCTTTGGTTTTCAGCCTTCAGAGTTTGCCAAGTTAATTATTATTGTCACTCTGGCTGATTTTTTAGCCAGGAGGGAGGGGCAGCTCCGTACAATTAAGGAAATAGTACCTTGCTTTATTTTTGTGGGAGTGCCGTTGCTGCTCATATTGATACAGCCTGACCTGGGTACATCGCTGGTATTTGTGGCAATATTATTTGGTATGCTGTTTACAGCAAGCTCAAAACCCCTTATGATTACCGGCTTATTCGGTGCCGGTTTGGCCGGGGTGGTGGGGTTGGTTTGGTCACATTTAAAGTTTGGCACCTGGATACCCCTGCATGAATACCAGCTTAATAGGCTGATTATCTTTCTTGACCCCTGGTCAGATATACAAGGGGCGGGGTATCATGTTATCCAATCCCAAATTGCCATTGGTTCCAGCGGCTTTTGGGGCAAGGGGCTACTGTTGGGTACCCAGAGTTTTTTGGAGTTTTTACCTATCAGGCATACCGACTTTATTTTTTCCGTGCTGGCGGAGGAAACCGGCTTTTTAGGAGCAACATTGTTTTTGCTGCTGTTTGGTGTTTTTCTGTACCGTGGTGTGCGGATTGCAAATGAATCCAAAGACATGTTCGGTACCCTGATGGCAGTGGGTATAGTAAGTATGATAACTTTTCAGATACTGGTTAATGTGGGTATGGCTGTTGCCATTATGCCCGTTACAGGATTGCCCCTGCCATTGTTCAGTTATGGGGGCAGCAGTATGATAACTAATATGATTGCCATTGGGGTGTTGCTAAATATTCATATGCGCCGGCAAAAAAATATTTTTTAA
- a CDS encoding M23 family metallopeptidase, which yields MEISKNNSVRRVVNKDFNWYGSVGVNSGLEGVEVLARVENIGYKLVIFVHYSKYTYGKPAGIDLGSEMVEGGKTLKWDRLSRLSGRKKNGFDEWADYYQSVKGRQPVAPSYKRPSRRSGLFRISAVLVILVVLMAVRHYPHPATEQARENLKHLLTAEWDVRPVLDKSIQLAAQLVNWDNPVIHGPGTGIDAQPVAGDGLANEELSLPVSGKVVGQFGWTKSSVDDMERYHAGIDISAPPGASVVAALAGRVERIGEDKELGPYILINHGHGTYTLYGCVADIAVVEGQDVQAGQEIALIGENGDVQGGGLHFELRENGKLVDPLDRLSINGE from the coding sequence ATGGAAATAAGCAAAAATAACAGCGTGCGCCGGGTGGTTAATAAGGATTTCAACTGGTATGGCTCAGTGGGTGTAAATTCGGGCTTGGAAGGTGTAGAAGTGCTGGCCCGGGTGGAAAATATCGGTTATAAGCTTGTCATATTTGTCCACTACAGCAAATATACATATGGTAAACCAGCTGGCATTGACCTTGGCAGCGAAATGGTTGAGGGGGGAAAGACATTGAAATGGGACAGGTTATCTCGCCTGAGCGGGCGTAAAAAAAACGGGTTTGATGAATGGGCCGATTATTACCAGTCCGTAAAAGGCAGGCAGCCAGTGGCACCTTCATACAAGCGACCTAGCAGGCGGAGCGGGCTTTTTAGGATTTCCGCCGTACTGGTTATATTGGTGGTCCTGATGGCGGTACGCCATTACCCACATCCCGCGACCGAGCAGGCCCGTGAGAATTTAAAGCATTTACTTACGGCGGAGTGGGACGTCCGGCCAGTGCTGGATAAATCAATACAACTGGCTGCCCAACTGGTTAACTGGGACAACCCGGTTATTCACGGGCCGGGCACGGGAATTGACGCTCAGCCTGTGGCGGGTGACGGGCTTGCTAATGAGGAACTGTCTTTGCCGGTTTCCGGTAAAGTGGTGGGACAGTTTGGGTGGACCAAATCTTCGGTGGACGACATGGAAAGATACCACGCCGGTATTGATATCAGCGCACCGCCGGGTGCCAGCGTCGTCGCCGCCCTGGCGGGCCGGGTGGAAAGAATAGGCGAGGATAAGGAACTGGGGCCATATATATTAATTAATCATGGTCATGGCACGTACACACTGTATGGCTGTGTAGCTGACATAGCTGTGGTGGAAGGCCAGGATGTGCAGGCAGGTCAGGAAATTGCCCTGATTGGTGAAAACGGTGATGTACAGGGCGGAGGGCTGCATTTTGAATTGCGGGAAAACGGAAAACTGGTTGACCCGCTTGATCGTTTATCTATTAACGGTGAATAA
- the minE gene encoding cell division topological specificity factor MinE — protein MLEFINRIFGRENHSSRNVAKERLRLVLVHDRAGVSPELLQTLRIELIQVISNYMEIDENALEVSLDSNESQVALVANIPVKKMKRTMQTETA, from the coding sequence GTGCTGGAGTTTATTAACCGAATCTTCGGCCGTGAAAACCATTCCAGCAGAAATGTGGCTAAAGAAAGATTGCGCTTGGTACTTGTACACGATCGTGCAGGTGTTTCACCGGAACTATTACAGACGTTGAGGATTGAGTTGATTCAAGTAATTTCTAATTATATGGAAATTGATGAGAATGCGCTGGAGGTATCGCTGGACAGTAACGAAAGTCAGGTGGCGCTGGTGGCTAATATACCGGTGAAAAAAATGAAGAGAACCATGCAAACTGAAACTGCCTAA